The Haloplanus salinarum genome includes a region encoding these proteins:
- a CDS encoding PspA/IM30 family protein produces the protein MGILSRASYVVRSKLNALLNRAEDPTETLDYSYERMRDELQQVKQGIADLTTQKKRLEIQKRRLEENVEKHNEQAREAVQQDRDDLARRALEKKKEKMSQIEELETQIADLQSTQDDLVEKKNDLQSRIEEFRTKKETMKARYEAAEASTRVSEAMSGVGDEMSDVSRALERAEERTDDMEARSAAMDELQESGAFEDALSDEDEIDRQLSAGRTESEVDAELETLKSELGESGGESEGSADVDVADDEIEAELDELRDSEDDEGSA, from the coding sequence ATGGGAATACTCTCGCGGGCCTCCTACGTCGTCCGGTCGAAGCTCAACGCCCTCCTGAATCGGGCCGAGGACCCGACGGAGACGCTCGATTACTCCTACGAGCGGATGCGCGACGAGTTACAGCAGGTCAAACAGGGGATCGCGGATCTGACGACCCAGAAAAAGCGCCTCGAGATACAGAAACGGCGGCTGGAGGAGAACGTCGAGAAACACAACGAACAGGCACGCGAGGCCGTCCAACAGGACCGCGACGACCTGGCGCGGCGGGCCCTGGAGAAAAAGAAAGAGAAGATGAGTCAGATCGAGGAGCTGGAGACACAGATCGCGGACCTCCAGTCGACACAGGACGACCTGGTCGAGAAGAAAAACGATCTGCAGAGCCGGATCGAGGAGTTCCGGACGAAAAAGGAGACGATGAAGGCCCGCTACGAGGCCGCGGAGGCGTCGACCCGCGTCTCGGAGGCCATGAGCGGCGTCGGCGACGAGATGAGCGACGTGAGCCGGGCGCTTGAGCGCGCCGAGGAGCGGACCGACGACATGGAGGCCCGCTCGGCCGCGATGGACGAACTCCAAGAGTCGGGGGCCTTCGAGGACGCCCTCTCGGACGAGGACGAGATCGACCGCCAGCTGTCGGCCGGCCGGACGGAAAGCGAGGTGGACGCGGAACTGGAGACGCTCAAGAGCGAACTGGGCGAGAGTGGCGGCGAGTCGGAAGGTTCGGCCGATGTGGACGTCGCCGACGACGAGATCGAGGCCGAACTCGACGAGTTGCGGGACAGCGAGGACGACGAGGGATCGGCCTGA
- a CDS encoding PAS domain-containing protein: MHDQIVVGYVDYDTTVPARIDRRNAHITVDHVTRARDCLDRLSSAGYDCLVSAYDLPGIDGLELLDTVREEHPTLPFVLCTDRGSEAVASRAISADVSEYVRADEVSDRAAAVAAAVEERVTEHGRRREPDPGGEHLSLFFEESPLGAVQWDEEFRFERVNGAAEEILGYSEAELRGRSWETIVADTDRERVAEAVAGLLEKDGGTRIRNRNVRKDGTRITCEWYNRAVTDEDGDVRSVFSKFEDVTERKRHREELQRYETIVEALNDAVYALDETGRFTYVNDAFADLVGYDQETILGSTPQLIKGPEAVERAERNLARLLSTDGPDEITFEIDVQPREGDPIVCEDHMGVLPYDGEAFEGSVGTLRDVTARRERSRELRWLRRVVESAVHAVYVTKPDGTITYVNSAFEELTGYTRAEAVGQTPAILNSGTHDEAYFERLWETVRNGEVWEEEIVDERKGGGQYVARQYIVPVAGPSGEIERFAAFQVDISNRKERERHLDRLDRMLRHNLRNDLNVIRGCAENIASRADGEESATAGRVVQRVDEILDMSQKGRTVATMLSEDRDRRSVDIASTVRDVAERVNSSYPAATVEFDTPSRLVAVATRRIELAVEELVTNAIVHGDGSDSEVAVRVEAGEDRVRIEVEDGNDPLPEMEARLLVDGEELGPLYHGTGLGLWMVYLVVNRSGGAVTTEESDRGGNCIRIQLERDGM; the protein is encoded by the coding sequence ATGCACGATCAGATCGTGGTCGGATACGTCGACTACGACACGACCGTACCGGCGCGAATCGACCGCCGGAACGCTCACATCACGGTCGACCACGTCACTCGGGCAAGGGATTGCCTCGATCGGCTGTCCAGCGCCGGCTACGACTGTCTGGTCTCCGCCTACGACCTGCCCGGAATCGATGGACTCGAACTGCTCGACACCGTCCGCGAGGAGCACCCCACGCTGCCGTTCGTACTGTGTACCGACAGGGGGAGTGAAGCGGTAGCGAGCCGCGCCATCTCCGCCGACGTCTCGGAGTACGTTCGGGCGGACGAGGTGTCGGACCGGGCCGCCGCAGTGGCGGCGGCGGTCGAGGAGCGAGTCACCGAACACGGTCGCCGACGAGAGCCCGACCCGGGCGGGGAGCATCTCTCCCTGTTTTTCGAGGAGTCGCCGCTGGGCGCGGTACAGTGGGACGAGGAGTTCCGGTTCGAACGGGTCAACGGGGCCGCCGAGGAGATACTGGGCTACTCGGAGGCGGAACTGCGGGGCCGATCCTGGGAGACGATCGTCGCCGACACCGATCGGGAACGGGTCGCCGAAGCGGTCGCCGGGCTCCTCGAGAAGGATGGCGGCACTCGAATCAGGAATCGGAACGTTCGCAAGGACGGCACGCGAATCACGTGCGAGTGGTACAACCGTGCCGTCACCGACGAGGACGGTGACGTCCGGAGTGTCTTCTCGAAGTTCGAGGACGTCACGGAGCGAAAGCGGCACAGAGAGGAGCTTCAGCGCTACGAAACCATCGTCGAGGCGCTGAACGACGCCGTCTACGCCCTCGACGAGACGGGCCGCTTCACCTACGTCAACGACGCGTTCGCCGACCTGGTCGGCTACGACCAAGAGACCATCCTCGGGAGTACGCCACAGCTCATCAAGGGACCGGAGGCAGTCGAACGCGCAGAGCGGAACCTGGCCCGTCTGCTCTCCACCGACGGTCCGGACGAAATCACGTTCGAGATCGACGTCCAACCCCGCGAAGGGGATCCGATCGTCTGTGAGGACCACATGGGCGTGCTTCCGTACGACGGGGAGGCATTCGAAGGGTCGGTTGGGACGCTTCGGGATGTCACCGCACGGCGGGAACGCTCGCGGGAGCTACGGTGGCTCAGGCGCGTCGTCGAGAGTGCAGTCCATGCGGTCTACGTTACGAAACCGGACGGGACGATCACGTACGTCAACAGCGCGTTCGAGGAGCTGACTGGATATACGCGAGCGGAAGCCGTCGGGCAGACGCCGGCGATCCTGAATTCGGGGACCCACGACGAGGCGTACTTCGAACGCCTCTGGGAGACGGTCCGGAACGGGGAGGTCTGGGAGGAGGAGATCGTCGACGAGCGGAAAGGCGGCGGCCAGTATGTCGCCCGGCAGTACATCGTCCCCGTAGCCGGTCCGTCCGGAGAGATCGAACGATTCGCCGCCTTTCAGGTCGACATCTCGAATCGGAAGGAGCGGGAACGACATCTGGATCGGCTCGACCGCATGCTCCGACACAACCTGCGTAACGACCTGAACGTGATCCGGGGGTGCGCCGAGAACATCGCGTCCCGGGCCGACGGCGAGGAATCGGCCACCGCCGGGCGGGTCGTTCAAAGGGTCGACGAGATCCTGGATATGTCTCAAAAAGGACGAACGGTAGCGACCATGCTGTCCGAGGATCGAGACCGCCGGAGCGTCGATATCGCGTCGACGGTTCGGGACGTTGCGGAGCGGGTCAACAGCTCATACCCCGCCGCGACGGTCGAATTCGACACCCCCTCCCGTCTCGTCGCGGTCGCGACGAGACGGATCGAACTGGCGGTCGAGGAACTCGTAACCAACGCCATCGTTCACGGCGACGGGAGCGACAGCGAGGTCGCGGTGCGTGTCGAAGCCGGTGAGGATCGAGTGCGGATCGAGGTCGAAGACGGGAACGATCCGCTCCCGGAGATGGAGGCCCGATTACTGGTCGACGGTGAGGAGCTCGGCCCACTGTATCACGGGACCGGACTCGGGCTATGGATGGTGTATCTGGTCGTGAACCGATCCGGCGGAGCCGTCACCACCGAGGAGAGTGATCGCGGTGGAAACTGCATCCGCATCCAACTCGAGCGTGACGGCATGTGA
- a CDS encoding dienelactone hydrolase family protein, with amino-acid sequence MPTERVHLPGGRAGRASLDTDTDADALVVACPPHPRHGGDRHDARLGAVSDALPDRIDCLRFDYGPWDGGRGERDDARTAHAWAADRYDRIGLFGYSFGGGVALLTAAETSTAVAALSPVAELDDGSDVVATVPRIDAPLWVGYGARDDTVDAAAVADAATGGSTVERFPADHFFVGQERNVGERVAAFFADVV; translated from the coding sequence GTGCCGACCGAACGCGTCCACCTCCCCGGCGGTCGAGCGGGACGAGCGAGCCTGGACACCGACACGGACGCCGACGCCCTCGTCGTCGCCTGCCCCCCACATCCCCGGCACGGCGGCGACCGTCACGACGCCCGCCTCGGGGCCGTGAGCGACGCGCTCCCCGACCGGATCGACTGCCTACGCTTCGACTACGGCCCCTGGGACGGGGGTCGGGGCGAACGCGACGACGCCCGGACGGCTCACGCCTGGGCCGCCGACCGCTACGATCGGATCGGCCTCTTCGGCTACAGTTTCGGCGGCGGCGTCGCCCTCCTGACCGCCGCCGAGACGTCCACCGCCGTCGCCGCCCTCTCGCCGGTCGCGGAACTGGACGATGGAAGCGACGTCGTCGCCACCGTCCCCCGGATCGACGCCCCGCTGTGGGTGGGATACGGCGCCCGGGACGACACCGTCGACGCCGCGGCCGTCGCCGACGCGGCCACGGGCGGGAGCACCGTCGAGCGGTTCCCGGCCGATCACTTCTTCGTCGGGCAGGAACGGAACGTGGGCGAGCGGGTGGCCGCCTTCTTCGCCGACGTCGTGTAG
- a CDS encoding ubiquinol-cytochrome c reductase iron-sulfur subunit: MSADDKYPEESGRRRFVKGVVGGSALAGVGAVGTVTVNSATASPGSGGGTTKAWAIQNTAGPAPRGMPQIPLEVDDEGYVKGIWPDVETVNQGGRQVQVAEMDLGGSTYTSEWFQYCGVEGYQGIQPGYESDNYFRSDSAPPYDWQSSSKEQGDRFHVDDFDDYTEWGNGIGTAGVGKPATGTWRSQDAEDVIPVQVLRSPRIEEAAQNDEWLQASTDQGFIAWLNKCTHFCCVPGYKQSDSAARFGGADGVYCQCHQSVYDPFSIVQTLFTARPRPD, translated from the coding sequence ATGAGCGCGGACGACAAGTATCCCGAGGAGAGCGGCCGGCGACGGTTCGTGAAAGGGGTCGTCGGCGGTTCGGCGCTCGCCGGCGTCGGCGCCGTCGGGACGGTCACCGTCAACAGCGCGACCGCCTCGCCGGGGTCCGGTGGGGGGACGACCAAGGCGTGGGCCATCCAGAACACCGCCGGCCCGGCACCCCGAGGGATGCCACAGATCCCGCTGGAGGTCGACGACGAGGGTTACGTCAAGGGCATCTGGCCCGACGTCGAGACGGTCAACCAGGGCGGGCGACAGGTCCAAGTCGCGGAGATGGACCTCGGCGGCTCGACGTACACCTCGGAGTGGTTCCAATACTGCGGCGTCGAGGGGTACCAGGGCATCCAGCCCGGCTACGAGAGCGACAACTACTTTCGCTCGGATTCGGCGCCGCCGTACGACTGGCAGTCCTCGAGCAAGGAACAGGGCGACCGCTTCCACGTCGACGACTTCGACGACTACACCGAGTGGGGCAACGGCATCGGGACCGCGGGCGTCGGCAAGCCCGCGACCGGGACGTGGCGATCACAGGACGCCGAGGACGTGATCCCCGTCCAGGTGCTCCGGAGTCCGCGCATCGAGGAGGCCGCCCAGAACGACGAGTGGCTCCAGGCGAGCACCGACCAGGGCTTCATCGCCTGGCTCAACAAGTGCACCCACTTCTGCTGTGTGCCGGGATACAAGCAGTCCGACAGCGCGGCGCGCTTCGGCGGCGCCGACGGCGTCTACTGTCAGTGTCACCAGTCGGTCTACGATCCCTTCTCCATCGTCCAGACGCTGTTCACCGCGCGGCCGCGGCCCGACTAA
- a CDS encoding DUF7126 family protein, producing the protein MTKAILAGPDDDGLGTALEGEGIEVSRVEGVLTAAVLDDAGLADADLFVLTDLDEATAIAVAKDRNPDVRVVVYSHDSLPEFARGQTDLAMDPTLFGVEMVAEELA; encoded by the coding sequence ATGACCAAAGCCATCCTCGCCGGGCCGGACGACGACGGCCTCGGCACCGCACTGGAGGGGGAGGGGATCGAGGTATCGCGCGTCGAGGGTGTCCTCACCGCCGCCGTCCTCGACGACGCCGGCCTGGCGGACGCCGACCTGTTCGTCCTCACGGACCTCGACGAGGCGACGGCCATCGCCGTCGCCAAGGACCGCAACCCCGACGTTCGGGTCGTCGTCTACAGCCACGACTCCCTGCCGGAGTTCGCCCGCGGGCAGACGGACCTCGCGATGGATCCGACGCTGTTCGGCGTCGAGATGGTCGCCGAGGAGCTAGCCTGA
- a CDS encoding type IV pilin: protein MRGVLGEKRAVSAVIGLVLLVAVAVVLSATVTGYVLSEGSDVPPPSPRISVSHTTVDDGGDATVAVTLEDGDAVRTNRLYVIGSKPLDIGGPPGDSQSADEAYASDRENVIESSGGRPPQVGIGETWEAGETVYLDPKGDADGVRVRIYWNTQPIQGVNPGTVTGDDAYQLAEFTVSTT, encoded by the coding sequence ATGCGAGGTGTTCTCGGCGAGAAGCGAGCCGTCTCGGCGGTCATCGGATTGGTTTTGCTGGTCGCCGTCGCCGTGGTCCTCAGCGCGACCGTCACGGGATACGTCCTCAGCGAAGGCAGCGACGTTCCGCCGCCGTCGCCGAGGATCAGCGTCTCGCATACGACGGTCGACGACGGGGGCGACGCGACGGTCGCGGTGACACTCGAGGACGGCGACGCGGTCAGAACCAACCGGCTCTACGTGATCGGGTCGAAGCCGCTAGATATCGGCGGCCCACCGGGCGATTCACAGTCGGCAGACGAGGCGTACGCGAGCGACCGGGAGAACGTTATCGAATCGTCAGGAGGTCGTCCGCCACAGGTCGGGATCGGCGAGACGTGGGAGGCCGGCGAGACCGTCTATCTGGACCCGAAGGGGGACGCCGACGGCGTGCGGGTTCGCATCTACTGGAACACCCAGCCGATCCAGGGGGTGAACCCGGGAACCGTCACGGGTGACGACGCGTACCAACTCGCCGAGTTCACCGTCTCGACGACCTGA
- a CDS encoding transcription factor S: protein MQFCDDCGSMMVTRDGEMVCTSCGATSERDEERAAEFVSTEAQSDDELIETEEGANFEGKPTATDVTCDECGHGEAWYTIKQTGAADEPPTRFFKCKSCGYRWREYN, encoded by the coding sequence ATGCAGTTCTGCGACGACTGCGGGTCGATGATGGTCACCCGCGACGGCGAGATGGTCTGTACCTCCTGTGGCGCCACCAGCGAACGCGACGAGGAACGCGCCGCCGAGTTCGTCTCCACCGAGGCCCAGAGCGACGACGAGTTGATCGAAACCGAGGAGGGCGCCAACTTCGAGGGGAAACCGACGGCCACCGACGTGACCTGCGACGAGTGTGGCCACGGCGAGGCGTGGTACACGATCAAACAAACCGGCGCCGCCGACGAACCGCCGACGCGCTTTTTCAAGTGCAAGAGCTGTGGCTACCGCTGGCGTGAGTACAACTGA
- a CDS encoding ubiquitin-like small modifier protein 1: MQWKLFADLAEVAGDREIRVDVGPGATVGDALDELFETRPGLRDRVLDDSGAVADHINVLRNGENVDADEGLETTLVEGDELALFPPVSGGA; the protein is encoded by the coding sequence ATGCAGTGGAAGCTGTTCGCGGATCTCGCGGAGGTGGCCGGGGACCGAGAGATTCGCGTCGACGTCGGGCCGGGTGCGACGGTCGGCGACGCACTCGACGAACTGTTCGAGACGCGACCGGGGCTTCGCGACAGGGTCCTCGACGACTCCGGTGCGGTCGCCGATCACATCAACGTCCTCCGCAACGGCGAGAACGTCGACGCGGACGAAGGACTCGAAACGACGCTCGTCGAGGGCGACGAACTCGCGCTGTTCCCGCCGGTGAGCGGCGGCGCTTAG
- the guaA gene encoding glutamine-hydrolyzing GMP synthase — MVDVDEFIEEATAEIESEIGDANAIIALSGGVDSSVAAALAYRAIGDRLTPVYVDTGLMRKGETEGIRETFSFMDSLRIVEAQDRFLDALEGVTDPEEKRHAIGEGFIREFEREAREADADYLVQGTIYPDRIESEGNIKSHHNVGGLPDVIDFEGIVEPVRDLYKDEVREVARALDLEEVVSERMPFPGPGLAVRILGEVTEEKLNVAREACHIVEEEVAEHDPWQAFAAVIGKATGVKGDNRVHGWVVAVRSVESRDGMTARAQDLPWETLQRIQSRITGENDDVARVVYDVTHKPPATIEYE; from the coding sequence ATGGTCGACGTCGACGAGTTCATCGAGGAGGCGACCGCGGAGATCGAGTCCGAGATCGGCGACGCGAACGCCATCATCGCGCTCTCCGGCGGCGTCGACTCCTCGGTCGCGGCCGCGCTGGCCTACCGCGCCATCGGCGACCGTCTCACGCCCGTCTACGTCGACACCGGGCTGATGCGGAAAGGCGAGACCGAGGGTATCCGGGAGACGTTCTCCTTCATGGACAGCCTGCGGATCGTCGAGGCACAGGACCGCTTCCTCGACGCCCTCGAAGGCGTGACCGACCCCGAGGAGAAGCGCCACGCCATCGGCGAAGGGTTCATCCGCGAGTTCGAACGCGAGGCCCGGGAGGCCGACGCCGACTACCTCGTCCAGGGGACGATCTACCCCGACCGCATCGAGAGCGAGGGCAACATCAAGTCCCACCACAACGTCGGCGGCCTGCCCGACGTGATCGATTTCGAGGGCATCGTCGAACCCGTCCGCGACCTCTACAAGGACGAGGTGCGGGAGGTGGCCCGCGCCCTCGACCTCGAGGAAGTGGTCTCGGAACGGATGCCCTTCCCCGGGCCGGGACTCGCCGTCCGCATCCTCGGCGAGGTGACCGAGGAGAAACTGAACGTGGCCCGCGAGGCGTGTCACATCGTCGAGGAGGAGGTCGCGGAACACGACCCCTGGCAGGCCTTCGCGGCCGTCATCGGCAAGGCGACCGGCGTCAAGGGCGACAACCGGGTCCACGGCTGGGTGGTCGCCGTCCGGTCGGTCGAGAGCCGCGACGGCATGACTGCCCGCGCCCAGGACCTCCCGTGGGAGACCCTACAACGGATTCAGAGCCGCATCACCGGCGAGAACGACGACGTCGCCCGGGTCGTCTACGACGTGACGCACAAACCCCCGGCGACCATCGAGTACGAATGA
- a CDS encoding RAD55 family ATPase, producing the protein MARVPFGISRLDSIIGGGAPPGSVVLLTGEAGAGAREFLHTSAAMNGLYHGDREAFELHYGDVEAPAEPPPEIHYISFTAGREHLAKELTYTMDEDLVRSAVEHIHFRDLSPEYFQLSPIPREWYAGEAQSVSDLATRERLESALSALADYLGEHAPGNLVLVDSITDLVAAVSDEMTWSDIALLMKGIQKAAYDWGGLILLLVQRQTLGPTELGHLMDAASGTVQFEWESGGSQRTRTMFVKEFRGVLSRLEEENVIRFETEVHEAGFDVSGVRKIR; encoded by the coding sequence ATGGCTCGGGTACCCTTCGGAATCTCCCGGCTCGACTCGATCATCGGCGGGGGTGCGCCGCCGGGGAGCGTCGTCCTCCTGACCGGGGAGGCGGGTGCGGGCGCCCGCGAGTTCCTCCACACCAGCGCCGCGATGAACGGCCTCTACCACGGCGACCGCGAGGCGTTCGAACTCCACTACGGCGACGTGGAGGCGCCCGCCGAGCCCCCGCCCGAAATCCACTACATCTCCTTCACCGCCGGCCGTGAGCACCTCGCCAAGGAACTCACCTACACGATGGACGAGGACCTCGTCCGCTCGGCGGTCGAACACATCCACTTCCGCGACCTCTCGCCGGAGTATTTCCAGTTGAGTCCCATCCCCCGGGAGTGGTACGCCGGCGAGGCCCAGTCGGTGAGCGACTTGGCGACCCGGGAGCGCCTGGAGAGCGCGCTGAGCGCGCTCGCCGACTACTTGGGCGAGCACGCGCCCGGCAACCTCGTTCTCGTCGACTCCATCACCGACCTCGTCGCCGCCGTCAGCGACGAAATGACCTGGAGCGACATCGCCCTGCTCATGAAGGGGATCCAGAAGGCGGCGTACGACTGGGGCGGGCTCATCCTCCTGCTGGTCCAGCGGCAGACGCTCGGGCCGACGGAGCTCGGCCACCTGATGGACGCCGCCTCCGGAACCGTGCAGTTCGAGTGGGAGAGCGGCGGGTCACAGCGCACTCGGACGATGTTCGTCAAGGAGTTCCGGGGTGTTCTCTCCCGACTCGAGGAGGAGAACGTCATCCGCTTCGAGACGGAGGTTCACGAGGCCGGATTCGACGTGAGCGGCGTCCGGAAGATCCGTTAG
- a CDS encoding cupin domain-containing protein: MTLDRLETLDPDPEEVLTAELVVGDDVLVKAFALGPGAELDAHDHSDSTNVFHVLRGTVTVMQGDDEEAIAAPGVVHHERGVSHGARNEANEVAVFTASLCPMPGSG, encoded by the coding sequence ATGACCCTCGACCGACTCGAGACGCTCGATCCGGACCCCGAAGAGGTGCTGACCGCCGAACTCGTCGTCGGCGACGACGTGCTGGTGAAAGCCTTCGCACTCGGCCCCGGCGCGGAACTCGACGCTCACGACCACTCCGATAGTACGAACGTCTTTCACGTGCTCCGTGGAACCGTGACGGTGATGCAGGGCGACGACGAGGAGGCGATCGCGGCGCCGGGTGTCGTCCACCACGAGCGCGGCGTGAGCCACGGCGCCAGAAACGAGGCGAACGAGGTGGCGGTGTTCACCGCCAGCCTCTGTCCGATGCCCGGCTCCGGATGA
- the pyrG gene encoding glutamine hydrolyzing CTP synthase: MPTEPETGYDPELGRKFVFVTGGVMSGLGKGITAASTGRLLSNAGFDVTAVKIDPYLNVDAGTMNPYQHGEVYVLKDGGEVDLDLGNYERFLGTDMTFDHNVTTGKTYKHVIEKERAGDYLGNTVQIIPHITDDIKRRIREAAEGTDVCLVEVGGTVGDIEGMPYLEALRQFSHEEDDEDVLFTHVTLVPYSKNGEQKTKPTQHSVKELRSIGLQPDVLVGRCEDRLDPETKEKIALFCDVPTDAVFSNPDVEDIYHVPLMVEEEGLDEYVMERLHIADEALPPEERDSRWRELVTRERTGEIQVALVGKYALEDAYMSIHEALKHAGIERQVDVDVLWVDADEMHDHHAERLHEADAVVVPGGFGSRGTEGKIEAIRYARENDVPFLGLCLGFQMAVVEYARNVLGLEGAHSAEIDEETPYPVIDLLPEQYDLEDLGGTMRLGAHETDIDPGTLAHEVYDVEACTERHRHRYEVNPEYIDDLEAGALTFSGRAGNRMEIVELDDHPYFLGTQFHPEFRSRPDRASPPFVGLVDAVLDRVAEEREVEA, translated from the coding sequence ATGCCGACCGAACCCGAGACAGGGTACGACCCGGAACTGGGTCGGAAGTTCGTTTTCGTAACGGGAGGTGTCATGTCCGGGCTCGGCAAGGGGATTACGGCCGCCAGCACCGGCCGCCTCCTGTCGAACGCGGGCTTCGACGTGACCGCGGTAAAGATCGACCCGTACCTCAACGTGGACGCGGGGACGATGAACCCCTACCAGCACGGGGAGGTGTACGTGCTGAAAGACGGGGGCGAGGTCGACCTCGATCTGGGGAACTACGAGCGCTTCCTCGGGACCGACATGACCTTCGACCACAACGTCACGACGGGGAAGACGTACAAGCACGTCATCGAGAAGGAGCGCGCGGGCGACTACCTGGGCAACACGGTCCAGATCATCCCCCACATCACCGACGACATCAAGCGACGCATCCGCGAGGCCGCCGAGGGGACCGACGTGTGTCTCGTGGAGGTCGGGGGGACCGTCGGCGACATCGAGGGGATGCCCTACCTCGAAGCCCTCCGACAGTTCTCCCACGAGGAGGACGACGAGGACGTCCTGTTCACCCACGTGACGCTCGTCCCGTACTCGAAAAACGGCGAGCAGAAGACCAAGCCGACCCAGCACAGCGTGAAGGAACTGCGCTCGATCGGCCTCCAGCCCGACGTCCTGGTCGGTCGGTGCGAGGACCGCCTCGACCCGGAGACCAAAGAGAAGATCGCGCTGTTCTGTGACGTCCCCACCGACGCCGTCTTCTCGAACCCGGACGTCGAGGACATCTACCACGTCCCCCTGATGGTCGAGGAGGAGGGACTGGACGAGTACGTGATGGAGCGGTTGCATATCGCCGACGAGGCACTCCCGCCCGAGGAGCGCGACAGCCGGTGGCGCGAACTCGTCACCCGGGAGCGGACGGGCGAGATTCAGGTCGCCCTCGTCGGCAAGTACGCCCTCGAGGACGCGTACATGTCCATCCACGAGGCGCTGAAACACGCCGGCATCGAGAGGCAGGTCGACGTGGACGTGCTCTGGGTCGACGCCGACGAGATGCACGATCACCACGCCGAGCGCCTCCACGAGGCCGACGCGGTGGTCGTCCCCGGGGGCTTCGGCTCCCGCGGCACCGAGGGGAAGATCGAGGCGATCCGCTACGCCCGCGAGAACGACGTGCCCTTCCTCGGACTCTGTCTGGGCTTCCAGATGGCCGTCGTCGAGTACGCCCGGAACGTCCTCGGGCTGGAGGGCGCCCACTCCGCCGAAATCGACGAGGAGACGCCCTACCCGGTGATCGACCTCCTGCCCGAGCAGTACGACCTCGAGGACCTGGGCGGGACGATGCGCCTCGGCGCCCACGAGACCGATATCGATCCGGGGACGCTCGCCCACGAGGTGTACGACGTCGAGGCCTGCACCGAGCGCCATCGGCACCGCTACGAGGTCAATCCCGAGTACATCGACGACCTCGAAGCCGGCGCCCTCACCTTCTCCGGGCGTGCGGGCAACCGGATGGAGATCGTCGAACTCGACGACCATCCGTACTTCCTCGGGACGCAGTTCCACCCCGAGTTCCGGTCCCGCCCCGACCGCGCGAGTCCGCCGTTCGTCGGCCTCGTCGACGCCGTCCTCGACCGCGTCGCCGAGGAACGGGAGGTGGAGGCCTGA
- a CDS encoding beta-ribofuranosylaminobenzene 5'-phosphate synthase family protein: MSRTSVTAHARLHFGFCNLSLARERLYGSLGVALDRPSVTVTASPADAVDCDHPTVRKYAERAVDLLGVAGADVTVESAFPRHVGLGSGTQFALATLVAVARAHDRHADVRACAPDLGRGGRSGVGVATFEDGGFVLDAGHPTARFTTDRPAVGQWSVPPVAARHPIPEDWRFLVVVPEAPAGPSGDAEDRSMRSAVESASPEPSDRLAGVVLRRVLPAITEGSAERFGAAVAAVGRLNGSWYADEQGGVYRPPAGELVAALDDDPAVYGAGQSSWGPSVYGVTDADRAAAARAAGRAALDAAGVDGRVLVVEGRNRGAD, from the coding sequence ATGTCACGCACGAGCGTCACCGCCCACGCCCGGCTCCACTTCGGGTTCTGTAACCTGAGCCTCGCACGGGAGCGCCTCTACGGGAGCCTCGGCGTCGCCCTCGACCGCCCGTCGGTGACTGTCACCGCGTCGCCGGCCGACGCCGTCGACTGCGATCACCCGACCGTCCGGAAGTACGCCGAGCGGGCGGTCGACCTCCTCGGCGTCGCCGGAGCCGACGTGACCGTCGAGAGCGCGTTCCCCCGACACGTCGGCCTGGGTAGCGGGACGCAGTTCGCGCTCGCGACGCTCGTCGCCGTCGCCCGCGCCCACGATCGCCACGCCGACGTCCGGGCGTGCGCGCCGGATCTGGGCCGCGGCGGGCGGTCGGGCGTCGGCGTCGCCACTTTCGAGGACGGCGGCTTCGTCCTCGACGCCGGCCACCCGACCGCGCGGTTCACCACGGACCGGCCGGCGGTCGGCCAGTGGTCGGTCCCGCCGGTCGCCGCCCGGCATCCGATCCCCGAGGACTGGCGGTTCCTGGTCGTCGTGCCCGAGGCCCCCGCGGGTCCGAGCGGCGACGCCGAGGATCGGAGCATGCGCTCGGCGGTCGAGTCGGCGTCGCCGGAGCCGAGTGACCGCCTCGCGGGCGTCGTCCTCCGACGGGTACTGCCGGCGATCACCGAGGGGTCGGCCGAACGGTTCGGCGCCGCCGTCGCGGCGGTCGGTCGCCTCAACGGCTCCTGGTACGCGGACGAACAGGGCGGGGTGTATCGGCCGCCGGCCGGCGAACTCGTCGCCGCCCTCGACGACGACCCCGCGGTGTACGGCGCCGGGCAGTCCTCGTGGGGACCGTCGGTGTACGGCGTGACCGACGCCGACCGGGCCGCGGCGGCGCGGGCGGCGGGCCGGGCGGCCCTCGACGCTGCGGGCGTGGACGGACGCGTCCTCGTCGTCGAGGGACGAAACCGGGGCGCCGACTGA